The following proteins are co-located in the Corynebacterium aquilae DSM 44791 genome:
- the def gene encoding peptide deformylase has protein sequence MAVRPVRLFGDPVLKSEAEEITEFDDSLKQLVEDMLETMDVHGGVGLAANQIGLLKRIFVYDCSHETPGARGHVINPVWKPKGDDTVLKEEGCLSIPDIHADVERYAEVTVTGVDCEGNPVEFDAEGLLARCVQHETDHLDGVLFFKRLTPERRKAAMKEMRNTQWFIDGVESV, from the coding sequence ATGGCTGTACGTCCCGTCCGACTGTTTGGCGATCCGGTGCTCAAGAGCGAAGCCGAAGAAATCACCGAGTTCGATGATTCTCTCAAGCAGCTCGTCGAAGACATGCTTGAAACGATGGATGTGCATGGCGGTGTGGGCCTGGCAGCAAACCAAATTGGTTTGTTGAAGCGCATCTTTGTTTACGACTGCAGCCACGAAACCCCTGGGGCACGCGGACACGTCATCAATCCCGTGTGGAAGCCCAAGGGAGACGACACCGTGCTGAAAGAAGAGGGATGCCTGTCGATCCCCGATATTCACGCCGATGTCGAGCGTTATGCGGAAGTCACCGTCACAGGTGTCGACTGCGAGGGAAATCCGGTGGAGTTTGATGCGGAAGGCTTGCTGGCGCGCTGCGTGCAGCACGAAACCGACCACCTTGACGGCGTGTTGTTCTTCAAGCGTTTGACCCCGGAGCGCCGAAAAGCTGCGATGAAAGAAATGCGGAATACCCAGTGGTTTATCGATGGTGTTGAATCCGTCTAA
- the ribH gene encoding 6,7-dimethyl-8-ribityllumazine synthase, with amino-acid sequence MSGAGLPAVETVDAQGLTVGIVTALWNADICDRLHQHAIDAAQQCGASVIETRVVGALELSVVAQKLATHCDAVVANGCVIKGGTPHFDYVCDSVTQALTRIALDTGVPVGNGVLTCNTHEQAVARSGAPGAAEDKGREATLAALHTAVTLRQLDQQL; translated from the coding sequence ATGAGTGGTGCAGGACTGCCCGCCGTAGAAACAGTCGACGCCCAAGGGCTTACCGTTGGCATCGTCACCGCGCTGTGGAACGCCGACATCTGTGACCGGCTGCATCAGCACGCAATTGACGCCGCTCAACAGTGCGGCGCCTCCGTAATCGAGACTCGTGTGGTTGGCGCACTGGAACTATCTGTCGTCGCCCAAAAGCTCGCCACCCACTGTGATGCCGTCGTGGCAAACGGCTGCGTCATCAAGGGTGGTACTCCCCACTTTGATTACGTGTGTGACTCGGTTACCCAGGCACTGACCCGCATCGCACTCGACACCGGGGTGCCCGTCGGCAATGGGGTATTAACCTGCAACACCCACGAGCAAGCAGTCGCGCGCAGCGGTGCGCCCGGCGCGGCGGAAGATAAAGGTCGGGAGGCGACGTTGGCGGCGCTGCACACCGCTGTGACGCTGCGCCAGTTGGACCAGCAACTCTAG
- a CDS encoding riboflavin synthase: protein MFTGIVEEKGVVKGVEKLGDSVRLTVGATTVLDDASHGDSIAVNGVCLTVADKGEGWFAADCMQETLDRSSLGELAVGDPVNLERAARVDSRLGGHIVQGHVDTRASLISRSPSEHWDVVRFSLDPTIARYVVEKGSITVSGTSLTVSAVGDDFFEVSLIPVTLEETILGDLQPGDTVNIEVDIIGKYVERLLAAGTRESESK, encoded by the coding sequence ATGTTTACCGGCATTGTCGAAGAAAAAGGCGTCGTTAAAGGCGTCGAAAAACTTGGAGATAGCGTGCGTTTGACGGTCGGAGCAACGACCGTTCTTGATGACGCCAGCCACGGAGATTCCATCGCTGTCAACGGTGTGTGCTTGACCGTCGCGGACAAGGGTGAGGGATGGTTTGCTGCGGACTGCATGCAAGAAACCCTTGATCGTTCGTCCTTGGGCGAGCTTGCTGTGGGTGATCCCGTCAACCTTGAACGCGCAGCACGGGTGGATTCCCGCCTCGGCGGACACATTGTGCAGGGCCACGTCGATACCCGGGCGAGCCTGATTTCTCGGAGCCCGAGTGAGCATTGGGACGTTGTCCGGTTCAGCCTAGACCCAACCATTGCCCGATATGTGGTGGAAAAGGGATCCATCACAGTGTCCGGCACCTCCTTGACGGTCAGCGCCGTGGGCGATGATTTCTTCGAGGTGTCCCTGATCCCGGTGACGCTAGAGGAAACGATCTTGGGCGACCTACAGCCTGGAGACACCGTCAACATTGAGGTCGACATCATCGGCAAGTACGTCGAGAGATTGCTGGCTGCCGGTACCCGAGAAAGCGAAAGCAAATGA
- the uvrC gene encoding excinuclease ABC subunit UvrC, whose translation MADPTTYRPAPGTIPSEPGVYKFRDDSGRVIYVGKAKNLAARLSNYFQDLSQLHPRTRTMVTTACSVEWTVVASEVEALQLEYTWIKRFDPRFNVKYRDDKTYPLLAVSTGEKVPRAFVYRGPRRKGVRYFGPYSHAWAIRETLDLLLRVFPVRTCAPGVYRRHERLERPCLLGYIDKCAAPCVGRVSAAEYAEIVGGFVSFMAGNTDRVVRSLEKEMHAAAEELDFEKAARLRDDVGAVKRAMEQQAVVLGDGTDADVIAVAVDELEASVQIFHVRAGRIRGQRGWVVEKPDVTAIPGGSQPAPSGDSQEQELPAAVRGVGDISGADPAVAQLLQDFLAQFYGDSVTRAREERELDQKLELQASGASTDTGDGPVARRGVDQQSHEAVEESPIPREVLVQVLPADVEMMTGYLSDLRGSQVSVRVPQRGDKKALMDTVARNALEALKQHKLKRVGDLTARSAALHEIQEALGMDQAPLRIECTDISHIQGTDVVASLVVFEDGLPKKSDYRRYKISQAAGDGRSDDVGSIREVTRRRFLRHRKGATEVPEESEFDGSRFADEKVQVEEQSVTGKAFAYPPQLFIVDGGLPQVNAAAEVFDELGVGDVMLIGLAKRLEEVWLPGEEDPVILPRNSQGLFLLQHIRDEAHRFAITFHRQQRSKRMRSSQLDGIKGLGAVRRTELVKHFGSVAQLKKASVEDIAQVKGFGPRLAEEVFRALHPSSG comes from the coding sequence GTGGCTGATCCGACTACGTACCGACCGGCGCCGGGCACGATTCCGTCGGAACCGGGGGTGTATAAATTCCGTGACGATTCTGGGCGGGTGATTTATGTCGGAAAGGCCAAGAACTTGGCTGCCCGACTGTCGAACTATTTTCAAGACCTTTCACAACTGCATCCGCGCACCCGCACCATGGTGACGACGGCGTGTTCGGTGGAATGGACCGTGGTGGCCTCCGAGGTGGAGGCACTGCAGCTGGAATACACCTGGATCAAGCGCTTCGACCCGCGGTTTAACGTCAAGTATCGCGACGATAAAACTTATCCGCTCCTGGCGGTCTCAACGGGGGAGAAGGTGCCGCGCGCTTTCGTGTATCGCGGTCCGCGTCGTAAAGGCGTGCGCTATTTTGGCCCCTATTCTCATGCGTGGGCGATTCGCGAGACGCTCGATTTGTTGTTGCGGGTCTTTCCGGTGCGTACCTGTGCCCCGGGAGTGTATCGGCGGCATGAACGCCTGGAGCGCCCCTGTTTGTTGGGCTATATCGATAAGTGTGCGGCCCCGTGTGTGGGGCGGGTGAGTGCTGCCGAGTACGCCGAAATCGTTGGTGGGTTTGTCTCTTTCATGGCAGGCAATACTGACCGGGTGGTGCGTTCCTTGGAAAAGGAGATGCATGCGGCGGCTGAGGAGTTGGACTTTGAAAAAGCTGCGCGCTTGCGTGATGACGTGGGCGCGGTGAAACGGGCGATGGAGCAGCAGGCCGTGGTGTTGGGCGACGGTACTGATGCTGATGTGATCGCTGTTGCGGTCGATGAGCTTGAGGCTTCGGTACAGATTTTTCACGTGCGGGCCGGGCGTATTCGCGGTCAGCGCGGCTGGGTGGTCGAAAAGCCGGACGTGACGGCAATCCCCGGTGGCTCACAACCTGCCCCCAGCGGCGATAGCCAGGAACAAGAACTGCCGGCCGCGGTGCGCGGTGTGGGCGATATTTCGGGCGCTGATCCTGCGGTGGCGCAATTGTTGCAGGATTTTTTGGCCCAGTTTTATGGTGATTCTGTCACCCGGGCGCGGGAGGAACGCGAACTGGATCAGAAACTGGAGCTTCAGGCCTCCGGGGCGAGCACAGATACCGGGGATGGCCCTGTTGCGCGTCGTGGGGTGGATCAGCAGTCCCATGAGGCGGTGGAGGAAAGTCCGATCCCTCGTGAGGTTTTGGTGCAGGTATTGCCGGCGGACGTCGAGATGATGACGGGTTATCTGTCGGATCTGCGTGGTTCTCAGGTGTCGGTGAGGGTGCCGCAGCGGGGCGATAAAAAGGCGCTCATGGACACGGTGGCGCGTAACGCATTGGAGGCTTTGAAGCAGCATAAGCTGAAGCGGGTGGGGGATTTGACCGCCCGCAGTGCGGCGCTGCATGAGATCCAGGAGGCGTTGGGGATGGATCAGGCCCCGCTGCGCATTGAGTGCACCGATATTTCCCATATCCAGGGCACTGATGTGGTGGCCTCCTTGGTGGTGTTTGAGGATGGCTTGCCGAAGAAGTCCGACTACCGCCGGTACAAGATTTCCCAGGCCGCGGGGGATGGACGTTCGGATGATGTGGGCAGCATTCGCGAGGTCACCAGGCGGAGGTTTTTGCGGCATCGTAAGGGTGCGACCGAGGTGCCGGAGGAATCAGAGTTTGATGGCTCGCGTTTTGCCGATGAAAAGGTGCAGGTGGAGGAGCAGTCTGTGACGGGTAAGGCGTTTGCGTATCCGCCGCAGTTGTTCATCGTCGATGGTGGCTTGCCGCAGGTCAATGCGGCCGCGGAGGTTTTTGATGAATTGGGGGTGGGTGATGTGATGTTGATTGGTTTGGCGAAGCGCTTGGAGGAGGTGTGGTTGCCGGGGGAGGAAGATCCGGTGATTTTGCCGCGTAATTCCCAGGGCCTGTTTTTGTTGCAGCATATTCGTGATGAGGCGCACCGTTTCGCGATCACTTTCCACCGTCAGCAGCGGTCGAAGCGGATGCGGTCGAGTCAGCTAGACGGAATTAAGGGCTTGGGGGCGGTGCGTCGTACCGAGTTGGTAAAGCATTTTGGTTCGGTTGCGCAGCTGAAAAAAGCCAGTGTGGAGGATATTGCCCAGGTCAAGGGTTTTGGTCCGCGGTTGGCGGAGGAGGTCTTTCGGGCGTTGCACCCGTCTTCGGGCTAG
- a CDS encoding PH domain-containing protein has protein sequence MDNTTSDNIRQVGRLVAANPVTTTTKPWELVVTSRVLKIRMIIAIVIVMLIHIFMAFAVVAGDTGAKVDVVDQFAFTGIGLVISGALLLMLRPRVRVNCDGVEVRNFLAPQFYPWELIYGLSFPKGDHWARLELPDFEFVSMMAFQAGDKKTVVEDVRKFRELEDRYMPED, from the coding sequence ATGGATAACACCACTTCGGACAACATTCGGCAGGTTGGCCGCCTCGTCGCCGCGAATCCCGTGACCACCACCACGAAACCATGGGAATTGGTGGTGACCAGTCGAGTGCTGAAGATTCGGATGATCATCGCGATCGTGATCGTCATGCTGATTCACATTTTCATGGCCTTTGCTGTCGTCGCGGGTGATACCGGCGCCAAAGTCGATGTGGTCGACCAATTCGCATTCACCGGAATCGGTTTGGTGATTTCCGGCGCTTTGCTGCTCATGCTGCGCCCGCGGGTGCGCGTCAATTGCGATGGCGTTGAGGTGCGTAATTTTCTGGCTCCCCAGTTTTACCCCTGGGAGCTCATCTACGGATTGTCTTTCCCGAAGGGTGACCACTGGGCACGGTTGGAGTTGCCCGATTTTGAGTTTGTTTCGATGATGGCGTTCCAGGCTGGGGATAAAAAGACCGTGGTCGAGGATGTGCGCAAGTTCCGAGAGCTGGAAGACCGGTACATGCCGGAGGACTAG
- the rapZ gene encoding RNase adapter RapZ, translated as MNTKAACNHAIDQEPVIITGMSGAGLSTAARVLEDMGWFVTQNLPPNLIVHFLQTVDHLTGPDGEPIEKLAFVSDVRSQEVLGSLAEALETLRSSGCNPTVVFMEARDDVLVRRFDTVRRTHPLQGDGSLLSGISKERVSLSQLKESADIVVDTSELSIHDLRRTLESSFATLASQRQHVTVQSFGFKHGAPQDADIVVDMRFLPNPYWVPELRGGRGVDAPVAEYVLSRPEAQNFLDSFVTMLTNMMPGYAREGKNFVTVGVGCTGGHHRSVAVAEALAKRLSSQDGLDVSVIHRDINRD; from the coding sequence ATGAACACCAAGGCTGCGTGCAATCACGCTATTGATCAGGAACCTGTCATCATCACTGGTATGTCTGGCGCGGGTCTGTCCACGGCAGCCCGGGTGTTGGAGGACATGGGGTGGTTTGTGACGCAGAATTTGCCACCGAATTTGATTGTGCATTTTTTGCAGACGGTGGATCATCTCACCGGCCCTGATGGGGAGCCGATTGAAAAGTTGGCGTTCGTTTCTGATGTGCGTTCGCAGGAGGTGTTGGGTTCTCTGGCGGAGGCGTTGGAGACGTTGCGGTCTTCGGGATGTAATCCGACGGTGGTGTTTATGGAGGCCCGGGATGATGTGTTGGTGCGTCGTTTCGACACGGTGCGTAGGACACATCCGCTGCAGGGGGACGGCAGTTTGTTGTCGGGGATTTCTAAGGAGCGGGTGTCGCTGTCGCAGTTGAAGGAGTCGGCGGACATCGTGGTGGATACTTCGGAGTTGTCCATTCATGACTTGCGGCGCACGTTGGAGTCCTCGTTTGCGACGTTGGCTTCGCAGCGTCAGCATGTGACGGTGCAGTCCTTCGGCTTTAAGCACGGTGCTCCGCAGGATGCGGACATTGTGGTGGATATGCGTTTTTTGCCGAATCCTTATTGGGTGCCTGAGTTGCGTGGTGGCCGCGGTGTTGATGCGCCGGTGGCCGAGTATGTGTTGAGTCGCCCTGAGGCGCAGAACTTTTTGGATTCTTTTGTGACGATGTTGACGAATATGATGCCGGGTTATGCGCGGGAGGGGAAGAATTTCGTGACGGTGGGGGTGGGTTGTACTGGTGGCCATCACCGTTCTGTGGCTGTGGCTGAGGCTTTGGCGAAGCGTTTGTCCAGCCAGGACGGTTTGGATGTGTCGGTGATTCACCGCGACATCAATCGGGATTAG
- a CDS encoding RsmB/NOP family class I SAM-dependent RNA methyltransferase, which translates to MDVARSVVFDVLCQVERDGAYANLVLPGALRDAGLSGRDAAFATELCYGTLRQQGSLDRMLDVVSSRPVETLAVEVLVALRLGLYQMLFTRVDDYACVDASVNLVKGSGQDRAAGFTNGILRSCSRAGESLRVKARPSGELAGIAFDHAHPEWIAASFARVLGMVDLPDALEGDSVRPVVHLAARPGEMSAEELAAMTGGEIGEFSPYAVILPGGDPGDVEAVAQKMAHVQDEGSQLIGRALVEAPVEGTDSGRWVDLCAGPGGKSALIGALAAVDGAHVDAVELQKHRAQLVEKACAGLPVTVRVADGRDSGIEPGVDRVLVDAPCSGLGALRRRPEARWRKQEADIAELVVLQEQLLRSGIALARPGGVVVYSTCSPDLRETREVVEKVLASGSVEELNAHDFACGAQDLGDYPSVQLWPHRHGTDAMFFSVLRVVDPNKAQA; encoded by the coding sequence GTGGATGTTGCCCGCAGTGTCGTTTTCGACGTACTGTGCCAGGTCGAACGCGATGGTGCATACGCCAACCTAGTGTTGCCGGGGGCGCTCAGAGATGCCGGCTTGTCGGGTCGTGACGCGGCTTTTGCCACGGAGTTGTGTTACGGCACGCTGCGCCAGCAGGGAAGCCTAGATCGGATGCTCGACGTGGTCTCCAGTCGTCCGGTTGAAACACTGGCCGTCGAGGTACTGGTGGCGTTGCGCCTGGGGTTGTATCAGATGCTGTTTACTCGCGTTGATGACTATGCCTGCGTGGACGCCAGCGTGAATTTGGTCAAGGGTAGCGGTCAAGATCGCGCTGCCGGCTTCACCAATGGCATTCTGCGCAGTTGCTCGCGTGCCGGAGAATCCCTGCGAGTTAAAGCCCGCCCGAGCGGAGAACTCGCGGGAATTGCGTTTGATCATGCGCACCCAGAATGGATCGCTGCATCCTTTGCCCGGGTGCTGGGCATGGTGGACTTGCCGGACGCTCTCGAGGGCGATTCCGTGCGCCCCGTGGTCCACTTGGCAGCCCGGCCCGGCGAAATGAGCGCGGAAGAACTCGCCGCGATGACCGGCGGTGAGATTGGCGAGTTCTCTCCGTACGCGGTGATCCTGCCCGGTGGTGACCCGGGTGATGTCGAAGCAGTCGCGCAAAAGATGGCTCACGTGCAGGACGAAGGCTCGCAGCTGATCGGCCGGGCGCTGGTTGAAGCCCCCGTCGAGGGGACAGATTCCGGCCGCTGGGTCGACCTGTGTGCCGGCCCGGGAGGCAAGAGCGCCCTGATTGGTGCGCTGGCAGCTGTCGATGGTGCTCATGTGGACGCAGTCGAGCTGCAAAAGCACCGCGCCCAGCTAGTGGAAAAGGCCTGTGCAGGTCTTCCCGTGACGGTGCGCGTGGCCGACGGCCGCGACAGTGGCATTGAACCGGGAGTTGACCGTGTGCTCGTGGACGCTCCGTGCTCGGGCCTGGGAGCGCTGCGCCGCAGGCCGGAGGCGCGTTGGCGCAAGCAGGAAGCAGATATCGCTGAACTGGTGGTGTTGCAGGAACAATTGCTGCGTTCCGGAATTGCTTTGGCGCGCCCGGGCGGTGTCGTCGTCTATTCGACCTGTTCGCCGGATCTGCGCGAAACGCGCGAAGTGGTGGAAAAGGTGCTTGCTAGTGGCTCGGTGGAGGAGCTCAATGCCCACGATTTCGCGTGCGGTGCGCAAGATCTCGGCGACTACCCCTCCGTCCAGCTTTGGCCGCACAGGCACGGCACTGATGCCATGTTCTTTTCTGTGCTGAGGGTCGTAGACCCGAACAAGGCGCAGGCTTAG
- the ribD gene encoding bifunctional diaminohydroxyphosphoribosylaminopyrimidine deaminase/5-amino-6-(5-phosphoribosylamino)uracil reductase RibD: MIQRGAVPRCTAQDWLADPAHTRAWHCALEQGLRAVGSTRPNPPVGAVIISPNGQVCGQGHTQPPGSAHAEIMALHQAGTAARGATAVVTLEPCNHTGRTGPCSKALIDAGVARVVIGTTDPNPHAAGGISSLIAAGIEVIVLDIVSEALRPWLHWVTTGRPWVTWKVAHTLDGFIAAEDGTSQWITSEQARAAAHVDRAHRDAIVVGTGTVLADNPRLTARDTDGSLLERQPEPIVIGGRPIPDSFHLATRGVRQFSSIEQAWEYLGAQGHANVLVEGGAGLAHSLLSQAMVDEIHAYIAPKILGKGTPMIGGVVGSTLSDAQQFEIVETTPLGPDLRLVLRRQ, encoded by the coding sequence ATGATTCAGCGCGGCGCCGTCCCCCGGTGCACCGCACAGGATTGGCTCGCCGATCCTGCACACACGCGAGCCTGGCACTGTGCCCTAGAACAAGGCCTGCGTGCTGTGGGATCAACGCGCCCCAATCCGCCAGTAGGTGCTGTCATCATCAGCCCGAACGGGCAGGTGTGTGGACAAGGACACACCCAGCCCCCGGGGTCTGCCCATGCTGAAATCATGGCGTTGCACCAGGCGGGTACGGCTGCGCGTGGCGCTACCGCAGTCGTCACCTTGGAACCGTGTAACCATACCGGTCGTACCGGACCGTGTTCCAAGGCCTTGATCGACGCTGGTGTTGCTCGTGTCGTGATCGGCACAACCGACCCCAATCCGCACGCTGCCGGTGGGATTTCCAGTCTGATCGCCGCGGGGATTGAGGTGATCGTGCTGGATATTGTGTCGGAGGCTCTGCGCCCTTGGCTGCACTGGGTAACAACCGGCCGCCCGTGGGTGACCTGGAAGGTTGCCCACACGCTGGATGGTTTTATTGCTGCCGAGGATGGCACCAGCCAGTGGATCACCTCTGAGCAGGCGCGCGCGGCAGCCCACGTAGACCGCGCGCACCGGGATGCCATCGTCGTCGGTACGGGAACAGTGTTGGCCGACAATCCTCGGCTGACAGCCAGGGATACTGACGGCAGCCTTTTGGAACGGCAACCAGAACCCATTGTTATAGGTGGACGCCCGATTCCAGACTCTTTCCACCTGGCAACTAGGGGCGTACGTCAATTTTCGTCCATTGAGCAAGCATGGGAATACCTCGGCGCGCAGGGGCACGCGAACGTGTTGGTCGAAGGGGGAGCAGGACTTGCCCACAGTCTGCTGTCCCAGGCAATGGTCGACGAGATTCACGCCTATATTGCACCGAAGATCCTGGGGAAGGGAACCCCCATGATTGGGGGAGTTGTGGGGTCGACGCTTAGTGACGCGCAACAATTTGAGATAGTAGAAACTACGCCGCTTGGGCCAGACCTTCGGCTAGTACTAAGGAGACAGTGA
- the fmt gene encoding methionyl-tRNA formyltransferase: protein MRLVFAGTPEPAAAVLAHLIDSDHTVEAVITRPDARKGRGRTLHPSPVAELAEKHGIEVLKAAKLTAEDEGGAVVRQRLAEIAPDCIPVVAYGALVPKDLLDVVEHGWVNLHFSVLPQWRGAAPVQAAIAAGQKETGATVFRIDEGLDTGPVLSTMTTTIDDDDTTETLLSRLAEEGGQLMVDTFSALERGDITLKEQVGEASYAHKITTDDARIDFTRCAHDVSCHIRAVTPAPGAWCEMGDQRIKLGPVTEYGGELDVVLDPGLMVLQKKQVLVGTGTTPVVLSTIQVPGKKFVPAADWGRSQQPGEELIQIDGRDYPYRRLQ from the coding sequence ATGCGCCTAGTTTTTGCCGGTACCCCCGAACCCGCGGCAGCAGTTCTTGCTCACCTTATTGACTCTGACCACACAGTCGAGGCGGTCATTACTCGCCCCGATGCCCGCAAGGGGCGTGGTCGAACCCTGCACCCCTCACCAGTTGCAGAGCTGGCAGAAAAGCACGGCATTGAGGTGTTAAAAGCCGCAAAGCTCACAGCGGAGGATGAAGGCGGGGCAGTTGTGCGTCAACGTTTGGCGGAGATCGCCCCGGATTGCATCCCGGTCGTCGCTTACGGCGCGCTGGTTCCCAAGGACTTGCTGGATGTCGTGGAGCACGGGTGGGTCAATCTGCATTTTTCTGTGCTGCCGCAGTGGCGCGGTGCCGCACCTGTACAGGCGGCTATTGCAGCCGGCCAGAAGGAAACCGGTGCGACGGTGTTCCGCATCGACGAAGGCCTGGATACTGGTCCGGTGTTGTCCACGATGACCACAACCATCGATGATGACGACACCACTGAGACTCTTCTTTCGCGGTTGGCCGAGGAAGGTGGGCAGTTGATGGTGGACACCTTTAGCGCCCTTGAGCGTGGTGACATCACGCTGAAGGAGCAGGTGGGTGAGGCGTCTTATGCGCATAAGATCACCACCGACGATGCCCGCATCGACTTCACTCGCTGCGCCCACGACGTGTCCTGTCATATTCGTGCCGTTACTCCAGCTCCCGGCGCCTGGTGTGAAATGGGTGACCAGCGCATCAAGTTGGGGCCTGTGACCGAATATGGGGGCGAATTGGATGTCGTGTTGGACCCGGGCCTCATGGTCCTGCAGAAAAAGCAGGTGCTAGTGGGGACGGGTACGACCCCCGTGGTGCTATCCACGATCCAAGTTCCCGGCAAAAAGTTTGTGCCTGCGGCGGACTGGGGCCGAAGCCAGCAGCCAGGTGAAGAGCTGATTCAGATCGATGGTCGAGACTATCCGTACAGGAGACTTCAATGA
- a CDS encoding bifunctional 3,4-dihydroxy-2-butanone-4-phosphate synthase/GTP cyclohydrolase II, producing MTTTITNPAANDNEGVRLDSIERAIADIKAGKAIVVIDDEDRENEGDIIFAAEKATPELLAFMVRHSSGYVCASLESADCERLNLPPMVAYNQDARGTAYTVTVDANTGSTGISAASRAETIRRLADPNTTPADFTRPGHVVPLRAVPGGVLRRAGHTEAAVDFARLAGLRPAGVLCEVVGIADPTDMARTPELRQFCDEHDLALVSIAQLIEYRRRTESLVTRVATTRLPTEYGEFTAYGYRAHDGLEHVALVVGDISSNNGQDVLVRVHSECLTGDVFGSRRCDCGQQLDKAMRLVQEAGRGVILYMRGHEGRGIGLMSKLQAYALQDQGADTVDANLALGLPADARDFGTGAQILVDLGIRSINLISNNPTKRAGLSGYGLDITGRTAIPIEVHEDNVNYLRTKRDRMGHELPGLD from the coding sequence ATGACCACCACCATCACCAATCCCGCAGCCAATGACAACGAAGGCGTTCGGCTCGACAGCATCGAGCGCGCCATCGCCGACATCAAGGCCGGAAAAGCCATCGTCGTCATCGACGACGAGGACCGGGAAAACGAAGGCGACATTATCTTCGCGGCCGAAAAAGCCACCCCGGAACTACTGGCTTTCATGGTGCGGCACTCCAGCGGGTATGTGTGCGCCTCCCTGGAAAGCGCAGACTGCGAACGGCTGAACCTGCCACCCATGGTCGCCTACAACCAGGATGCCCGCGGTACCGCGTACACCGTCACCGTTGACGCCAACACCGGATCGACCGGCATCAGTGCGGCATCACGCGCCGAGACCATCCGCCGCCTGGCCGACCCGAACACCACGCCCGCCGATTTCACCCGCCCCGGCCACGTGGTGCCGCTGCGGGCCGTACCGGGAGGCGTGCTCAGGCGTGCCGGCCACACCGAAGCGGCTGTCGACTTTGCCCGATTAGCAGGACTACGCCCAGCCGGTGTGCTGTGTGAGGTCGTCGGCATCGCCGACCCCACCGATATGGCCCGCACCCCCGAACTGCGTCAATTCTGCGACGAACACGACCTGGCGCTGGTGTCGATCGCCCAGCTCATTGAATACCGTCGTCGCACCGAGTCGCTGGTCACCCGGGTGGCCACCACCCGCCTGCCCACGGAATACGGGGAGTTCACCGCCTACGGCTACCGCGCCCACGACGGACTCGAACACGTCGCCCTGGTCGTCGGGGACATTAGCTCCAACAACGGCCAAGACGTGCTGGTGCGCGTCCACTCCGAATGCCTCACCGGAGATGTTTTCGGATCCCGTCGCTGCGATTGCGGCCAACAGTTAGACAAAGCGATGCGCCTGGTCCAAGAAGCCGGACGCGGTGTGATCCTGTACATGCGGGGGCACGAAGGCCGAGGCATCGGGCTGATGTCGAAACTGCAGGCCTACGCCCTCCAAGACCAAGGCGCAGACACCGTGGACGCAAACCTCGCGCTAGGGCTGCCCGCAGACGCCCGAGATTTCGGCACCGGCGCACAAATCCTGGTCGACCTCGGGATCAGAAGCATCAATCTGATCAGCAACAATCCCACCAAACGCGCAGGCCTATCCGGCTACGGGTTGGACATCACCGGCCGCACCGCCATTCCCATCGAAGTCCACGAAGACAACGTGAACTATCTGCGCACCAAACGCGACCGCATGGGACACGAACTGCCCGGCCTGGACTAA
- the rpe gene encoding ribulose-phosphate 3-epimerase, whose product MNSPASSRPIPEFPIIAPSILACDFSRLAEEVQAVSSAGWIHVDVMDGHFVPNLSFGADIVAATRRSTDKILDVHLMIENPEKWVQNYIDAGADCVIFHVEATNDPVALADSLRERGVRAGISVKPGTPIEDYLGDLEHFDLVLVMSVEPGFGGQSFMPDQVEKVATLRREIDARGLNTIIEIDGGISAKTIEQAAAAGCDAFVAGSAVYKADNPDAEVVRLHELASAALPR is encoded by the coding sequence ATGAATTCTCCCGCATCTTCTCGCCCCATTCCAGAGTTTCCTATCATCGCCCCGTCGATTCTGGCGTGTGATTTTTCGCGCCTCGCGGAGGAAGTCCAGGCAGTGTCTTCTGCTGGTTGGATTCACGTTGATGTGATGGATGGGCACTTCGTGCCGAACCTGTCTTTTGGTGCAGATATCGTGGCGGCTACGCGGCGCAGCACAGACAAAATCCTCGACGTTCACTTGATGATTGAGAATCCGGAAAAGTGGGTGCAAAACTACATCGATGCTGGGGCCGACTGCGTCATTTTCCACGTTGAGGCTACGAACGATCCGGTAGCGCTGGCCGATAGTCTTCGCGAGCGTGGCGTCCGCGCTGGTATCTCGGTCAAACCTGGCACCCCGATTGAGGATTATCTCGGCGACCTGGAGCACTTCGACTTGGTGTTGGTTATGAGCGTGGAACCTGGCTTCGGTGGGCAGTCTTTCATGCCGGATCAGGTCGAAAAAGTTGCTACCTTGCGCCGTGAGATCGATGCTCGAGGGTTGAACACCATCATCGAAATCGATGGTGGCATTTCTGCCAAAACCATCGAACAGGCTGCCGCTGCGGGCTGTGACGCCTTCGTCGCCGGGTCTGCCGTCTACAAGGCGGATAACCCTGACGCGGAGGTCGTGCGTCTGCACGAGTTGGCCTCTGCAGCCCTTCCTCGATGA